The following are encoded together in the Eriocheir sinensis breed Jianghai 21 chromosome 28, ASM2467909v1, whole genome shotgun sequence genome:
- the LOC127004642 gene encoding uncharacterized protein LOC127004642 — MRVEKESLVPVEGEIALCQEQTFLRTLSPRECWRNRPTQELSRLSVHSLKQLKADLDTIVQDASQELVALLQERQGLQEEVDIRSITIEQLLKFAEKRQLQLGEPLAIQMSVVQNRCPNTASESRLC; from the exons ATGAG AGTTGAAAAAGAATCATTGGTTCCTGTGGAAGGAGAAATCGCACTCTGCCAAGAACAGACCTTCCTCCGTACTCTCTCACCCAGGGAGTGTTGGCGCAATAGACCAACTCAGGAAC TGTCCCGCCTGTCCGTGCATTCTCTCAAGCAGTTGAAGGCGGACCTTGACACCATTGTGCAAG ATGCATCGCAGGAGTTGGTGGCCTTACTGCAGGAGCGCCAAGGACTGCAAGAGGAAGTGGACATTCGCAGCATCACCATTGAACAGCTGCTCAAATTTGCAGAGAAGCGGCAGCTGCAGCTTGGAGAACCTTTGGCAATACAGATGAGTGTGGTGCAGAACCGGTGTCCTAACACTGCCTCTGAAAGCAGGCTGTGCTAG